The following are from one region of the Carassius auratus strain Wakin chromosome 43, ASM336829v1, whole genome shotgun sequence genome:
- the pgr gene encoding progesterone receptor: MESKSNSRMDIVNTSFADSTEAKTGISSLIEKFTDECFGQGRFSERGFGDAGSLRSSAPGSSSDALDQLSLLDLPLSTTTYTGHMDDFLKVESGQWNAKALLPKESNVSECSFIKDENEHSLIMQPPNTDFDIGLNISALESCYDQAEKKQQCEFTEESSALLSSQAAQQVVVDSSSNFQLDMTQSTVVLPPPRRVSPSLGRGMLNFDGTSAAALMPKTDISKWISPKDSPFWYQSATMNEEHAGYSSPDGFISRSHTLYTAFPGVPSQRLCVICGDEASGCHYGVLTCGSCKVFFKRAVEGHHNYLCAGRNDCIVDKIRRKNCPACRLRKCYQAGMMLGGRKMKRFTGMKVMGLSPSLMFQDPLSLLADGQNVSSLHCMPAIRELQLSPQMISILENIEPQVVYSGYDSSQPELPHLLLNSLNRLCERQLLWIVRWSKSLPGFRNLHINDQMTLIQYSWMGLMLFSLGWRTFQNVTTDYLYFAPDLILSHDQLRRSPIYDLCLAMQFVPREFANLQVTKEEFLCMKALMLLNTVPLEGLKSQTQFDEMRQNYICELTKAIQLKEKGVVASSQRFYHLTKIMDAMHEIVKKVNLYCLSTYIQADAMKVEFPEMMSEVIASQLPKVLAGMVKPLMFHNK; the protein is encoded by the exons ATGGAATCCAAATCTAACAGCAGGATGGACATTGTGAACACTTCTTTCGCTGATTCCACAGAGGCGAAGACTGGAATAAGTAGTTTAATAGAAAAATTCACGGATGAGTGTTTCGGGCAAGGCAGGTTCTCCGAGCGTGGTTTTGGAGACGCGGGGTCTTTACGCAGCAGCGCGCCTGGATCAAGCAGCGACGCTCTGGATCAGCTATCTCTGCTGGACTTGCCTCTCAGTACCACCACATATACAGGTCACATGGATGACTTTCTGAAAGTCGAAAGCGGACAGTGGAACGCAAAAGCGCTTCTTCCCAAGGAGTCAAATGTTTCAGAGTGTTCGTTTATTAAAGATGAGAATGAGCATTCTCTTATTATGCAGCCACCGAACACTGATTTCGACATAGGCTTAAACATCAGCGCATTGGAAAGCTGCTACGACCAAGCAGAAAAGAAACAGCAGTGTGAGTTTACTGAGGAGTCTTCAGCTTTGCTCTCATCTCAAGCAGCCCAGCAGGTAGTTGTGGACAGTTCTTCTAACTTTCAGCTGGACATGACTCAATCTACAGTGGTTTTGCCACCACCGAGAAGAGTATCGCCTTCTCTCGGCAGAGGTATGTTGAATTTCGATGGAACAAGCGCAGCTGCCCTGATGCCCAAAACGGACATTTCCAAATGGATTTCACCCAAGGACTCTCCGTTCTGGTATCAGAGCGCTACTATGAATGAAGAGCACGCTGGATACTCTTCGCCAGATGGGTTCATCTCGcgctcacacacactttacacGGCATTCCCTGG GGTTCCATCTCAAAGACTGTGTGTTATATGTGGAGACGAGGCTTCAGGTTGCCACTATGGAGTTCTAACCTGTGGAAGCTGCAAGGTGTTTTTCAAGAGAGCTGTTGAGG GTCACCATAACTACCTGTGTGCCGGACGGAACGACTGTATTGTTGATAAAATCAGGAGGAAAAACTGTCCTGCATGTCGTCTTAGAAAGTGCTACCAGGCAGGGATGATGCTTGGAG GCCGGAAGATGAAGCGGTTTACGGGTATGAAGGTCATGGGGTTGAGTCCATCGCTGATGTTCCAGGATCCGTTGTCCCTGCTGGCTGATGGTCAAAATGTGTCCTCCCTGCACTGTATGCCAGCGATCCGTGAGCTGCAGCTGTCCCCTCAGATGATCAGCATTCTGGAGAACATTGAGCCACAGGTGGTTTACTCTGGCTATGACAGCTCACAACCAGAGCTTCCCCACCTTCTCCTCAACAGTCTCAATAGACTCTGTGAGAGACAGCTGCTCTGGATTGTCAGATGGTCCAAGTCTCTTCCAG GTTTTCGCAATTTGCACATCAATGACCAGATGACGTTAATCCAGTATTCCTGGATGGGTTTAATGTTGTTCTCGCTGGGTTGGAGAACCTTTCAGAATGTCACCACTGATTACCTGTACTTTGCGCCTGATCTCATCTTGAGTCA TGATCAGCTGAGGAGGTCTCCGATCTACGACTTGTGTTTGGCTATGCAGTTTGTTCCACGGGAATTTGCCAACTTGCAAGTGACAAAGGAAGAGTTTCTGTGCATGAAGGCTTTGATGCTCCTCAACACCG TTCCTCTGGAAGGCTTGAAGAGTCAAACACAGTTTGATGAAATGAGACAGAACTACATCTGCGAGTTGACGAAAGCCATCCAGCTGAAGGAGAAAGGAGTGGTGGCCAGCTCACAGAGATTCTACCATTTGACCAAAATCATGGACGCCATGCATGAG ATTGTAAAGAAGGTCAATCTCTACTGTCTGAGCACATACATCCAGGCGGACGCCATGAAGGTGGAGTTTCCAGAGATGATGTCGGAGGTCATTGCATCGCAGCTGCCAAAAGTGCTGGCGGGAATGGTCAAACCCCTCATGTTTCACAACAAGTGA